Proteins from a genomic interval of Toxotes jaculatrix isolate fToxJac2 chromosome 5, fToxJac2.pri, whole genome shotgun sequence:
- the edc4 gene encoding enhancer of mRNA-decapping protein 4 isoform X2, translated as MASNSNIDIEGATQHLRDILKLDRPGNSTDAQSSDGQRKRSFNGELNGLLGAAGLLGSTDRSTMSESSRPISTDISSAQESQIICLSGDDGSTCIPITSNNVEIVASQDSSINSKARGSNKVKIQPVAKYDWEHKYYYGRLIAVSNSFLAYAIRGANNHSMIRVLSLNFAERSLLKGFTGAITDLAFAHLDSSLLGCVDEAGNLMVWQLTCTGNKILDQIVVHITRPEDTPLNSHRRLIWCPFILDDNEENQDDTSQTLALLHEDRAEVWDLEVLRANNSSWPVSATDLKEGLITVKGHTQRVSEGALSPDGTVLATASHDGYIKFWQIYIEGGQDKPRCLHELRPHGGRPLSCLLFCDNHKRQDPEVPFWRFLITGADQNQELKMWCTVSWTCLQTIRFSPDPFNSSALPSLKASLDLSAEYLILTDVQRKVLYVMELRQDLEKGKASFTAVSEFLLTHPVLSFGVRDVTHSRLRHTEVLPAEEESESMSTEGTQGPTESQSGIQIKLYCVHTKSLQDVQIWFQPNVGSSSAVFLPHSDSQDGFVGFSDHLTDQSSDKESGSGSQTDLRKIPSLPAPADFLTNSGSGSGPMPKLMTPDAFMTPSTSVPASPGSSASSLTIVTAISSNSDSTNSSPRAASGVLLPGLENLQALASPSGPLALDSPQVLDSPLLPPLASPTRARSPDVISSASTAMSQDMPEIASQTLQLQRGLVSSLETLPLSALQTDSMASAASALHLLTSPRTANNSLLPLELGGADGPVCGAVESEPRLSHTPSLLENALSQENPGVGGGSSDGSASHTPWPAAPDITRETRNSLRDNGLGDCSREESKDRHLSSPYHRRSYHLTQNDNQDAAAEQSDPDDEVASLASSSGNCGSRSSHRLPVKDWKTSPRGSPKLKRKPKKDDSESSQSRQMDSGQMNVDVQDELLMLLRSQQRELTELRGQIEAMQSSIMAQVEHVLTSHQEQEQRRLERVLAESQNHQQQLQEQLSQQLSHALSSALTNRMDKVLREEMKKTVPQTISKSLEPVTGQLNNTIAAKLTAVEVTLKDNVSKVVKSKNTTDAIGRAAAEAMQGPIQAAYKDAFQSIVLPVFERGCQSMFQQINDSFKQGTQEYIQQLETHMKNRKQREQETRDPMISQLQQMIDTFQSSTDQLASNITTNVRAEVQHQIQMMVGNLQESILSHVQRIVKGEVSLAMKEQQAVVTSSIMQAMRSAAGTPVPTAHLDYQTQQANILQLLQQGQLNQAFQQALSATDLNLVLYVCETIDSQQVFGQHPCPLSQPVLLSLIQQLSSNLSTRSELKISYLEDAVMNLDHGDPLTRDHMSSVLAQVRPKLFAFLQQDPHSPLSKRARRLMMMLQGLVNH; from the exons ATGGCGTCCAATTCTAACATAGATATTGAGGGTGCCACCCAGCATCTGCGGGACATCCTCAAGCTCGACCGTCCCGGGAACAGCACCG ATGCACAATCAAGTGACGGTCAGAGGAAGCGATCATTCAATGGAGAGCTGAATGGGTTATTGGGAGCAGCAGGCCTTCTAGGCAGCACTGATCGGTCAACCATGTCAGAATCTTCCAGACCCATctccacagacatcagcagTGCTCAGGAGAGTCAGATAAT CTGCCTCTCTGGTGATGATGGGTCCACCTGTATCCCCATCACCTCTAACAATGTGGAGATTGTGGCGAGTCAAGACTCCAGCATCAACAGCAAGGCTCGAGGCAGCAACAAG gtGAAGATTCAACCTGTTGCCAAGTACGACTGGGAACACAAGTATTATTATGGTAGACTGATAGCTGTGTCCAACTCCTTCCTGGCCTACGCCATCAGAG GAGCCAACAACCATTCGATGATTCGTGTCCTGAGTCTGAATTTTGCCGAGCGCTCCCTACTGAAGGGATTCACCGGGGCCATCACAGATCTTGCGTTCGCCCACCTCGACTCTTCCCTGTTGGGTTGTGTAGATGAAGCTGGCAACCTGATGGTCTGGCAACTCACCTGCACTGGAAACAAGATACT AGATCAGATAGTGGTTCATATCACACGGCCAGAAGACACGCCACTGAACTCCCACCGTCGCCTCATCTGGTGTCCATTCATCCTGGATGACAACGAGGAGAACCAGGATGACACCAGCCAGACCTTGGCCCTTCTACATGAAGACAGG GCTGAGGTGTGGGATCTGGAGGTCCTGAGAGCCAACAACAGCAGTTGGCCTGTCAGTGCCACAGACCTGAAGGAAGGCCTCATCACAGTGAAGGGACATACCCAG CGGGTCAGTGAAGGGGCCTTGTCTCCAGATGGAACTGTGCTAGCCACAGCCAGCCATGATGGATACATCAAGTTCTGGCAGATATACATAGAAGGGGGACAGGACAAGCCCAG ATGTCTCCATGAATTGCGGCCTCATGGAGGACGCCCCCTCTCTTGCCTTCTTTTCTGTGACAACCACAAGAGGCAGGACCCAGA GGTTCCTTTCTGGCGGTTCCTCATAACTGGAGCAGATCAGAACCAGGAGCTGAAGATGTGGTGCACGGTGTCATGGACCTGTTTACAGACCATCAG GTTCTCTCCCGATCCATTCAACTCATCAGCTCTGCCAAGTCTGAAGGCCAGTCTGGACCTTTCTGCGGAGTATCTCATCCTCACCGATGTACAGAGGAAG GTTCTGTATGTGATGGAGCTGCGGCAGGACCTGGAGAAAGGGAAGGCCAGTTTCACAGCCGTGTCAGAGTTCCTGCTGACCCACCCTGTGCTCAGCTTTGGAGTCCGGGACGTCACCCACAGTCGACTGCGACACACTGAGGTCCttcctgcagaggaggagagcgagagCATGAGCACAg aGGGCACTCAAGGACCCACAGAGTCCCAGTCTGGGATCCAGATTAAACTCTACTGTGTTCACACTAA gagTCTGCAGGATGTCCAGATCTGGTTTCAGCCCAATGTTGGTTCCAGCTCTGCAGTCTTCCTGCCTCATTCTGATTCTCAGGATGGTTTTG tAGGATTTTCAGACCATCTCACTGACCAGAGCTCTGACAAGGAGTCAGGAAGTGGCTCCCAGACCGACCTAAGGAAGATCCCATCTCTTCCTGCTCCTGCTGACTTCTTGACCAACTCTGGCTCTGGCAGTGGGCCAATGCCCAAGCTGATGACTCCCGACGCCTTCATGACACCAAGCACTTCG GTACCAGCGTCTCCTGGCAGCAGTGCCAGCAGTCTGACCATTGTAACAGCTATCAGCAGCAACTCCGACTCAACTAACAG CAGCCCAAGAGCTGcttctggtgtgctgctgcccGGACTGGAGAACCTACAG GCTTTGGCATCCCCTAGTGGTCCTCTTGCCCTTGACAGCCCTCAGGTCTTGGACTCTCCCCTTCTGCCACCTCTGGCCTCTCCGACCAGGGCCCGCTCCCCCGATGTCATCTCCTCAGCCTCCACAGCCATGTCCCAAGACATGCCGGAGATTGCGTCCCAGACGCTGCAGCTTCAGCGTGGACTAGTGTCCAGCCTGGAGACCTTacccctctctgctctccagacagacagcatggcctctgctgcctctgctctgcACCTGCTGACCTCACCACGCACAGCCAACAACAG CCTTTTGCCCCTGGAACTCGGAGGGGCAGATGGGCCAGTGTGTGGAGCTGTGGAGTCAGAGCCTCGACTCAGCCACACCCCATCTTTACTGGAGAATGCCTTATCGCAGGAGAACCCTGGGGTAGGAGGAGGGTCGTCAGATGGTAGTGCCAGCCACACGCCTTGGCCAGCTGCACCTGACATCACCAGAGAAACCCGGAACAGTCTCAGGGACAATGGTCTCGGAGACTG TTCGAGAGAGGAGTCAAAGGACAGACACTTGAGCTCACCTTACCATCGGCGCTCCTATCACCTCACACAGAATGACAATCAGGatgcagctgcagagcagag CGACCCCGATGATGAGGTGGCCAGCTTGGCATCGTCCTCAGGGAACTGCGGCTCTCGCTCTTCTCACAGACTCCCAGTTAAGGACTGGAAGACCTCACCACGAGGCTCACCAAAACTAAAGAGGAAGCCCAAGAAAGATGACAG TGAATCATCTCAGTCCAGGCAAATGGATTCTGGTCAG ATGAATGTGGATGTACAGGACGAGTTGTTGATGCTCCTGCGtagccagcagagggagctgacTGAACTACGTGGGCAGATTGAAGCCATGCAGAGCTCCATTATGGCCCAGGTCGAGCATGTCCTGACCAGCCACCAGGAACAAGAAC AGCGCAGGCTGGAGCGAGTTCTGGCAGAGAGTCAgaatcatcagcagcagcttcaggaacAGCTCAGCCAGCAGCTCAGCCACGCCCTCAGCTCAGCCCTCACCAACAGAATGGACAAAGTGCTAcgagaggaaatgaagaaaacagtCCCGCAAA CGATCTCTAAGAGCCTGGAGCCTGTGACAGGCCAGCTGAACAACACAATTGCTGCTAAGCTGACTGCTGTGGAGGTCACCCTGAAGGACAATGTCAGCAAGGTGGTCAAATCCAAG AACACAACAGATGCGATTGGTCGAGCAGCAGCTGAGGCGATGCAGGGGCCCATCCAGGCAGCCTATAAAGATGCCTTCCAGAGCATCGTGCTGCCTGTTTTTGAGAGAGGCTGTCAGTCCATGTTTCAGCAAATCAATGACAGCTTCAAACAAGGAACACAAGAAT ACATCCAGCAGCTTGAGACCCATATGaagaacagaaagcagagggagcaggagacacGAGACCCCATGATTAGCCAGCTCCAACAGATGATCGACACCTTCCAGAGCTCCACAGATCAGCTGGCCAGTAACATCACCACTAATGTCCGGGCAGAGGTCCAGCACCAGATCCAGATGATGGTGGGAAA TTTGCAGGAGTCTATTCTTAGCCACGTGCAGAGAATTGTCAAAGGGGAGGTTAGCCTGGCAATGAAGGAGCAGCAGGCAGTGGTCACCTCCAGCATCATGCAGGCAATGAGGTCGGCGGCCGGCACACCCGTCCCCACTGCACACCTAGACTACCAGACACAGCAGGCCAAcatcctgcagctcctccagcagggCCAGCTCAACCAGGCTTTCCAGCAg GCTCTGTCAGCTACAGATCTGAACTTGGTCCTGTATGTCTGCGAGACCATCGACTCTCAGCAGGTGTTTGGTCAGCACCCCTGTCCTCTCAGCCAGCCCGTGCTGCTGTCGCTCATCCAGCAGCTCTCCTCCAACCTCTCGACCCGATCTGAGCTCAAAATCAG TTACCTGGAGGATGCAGTGATGAATTTGGACCACGGCGACCCCCTGACAAGAGACCACATGTCCTCTGTGTTGGCCCAGGTCAGACCGAAGCTCTTTGCCTTCCTGCAGCAGGACCCCCACAGCCCGCTCAGCAAGAGGGCGCGGCGCctgatgatgatgctgcagGGTCTTGTCAACCACTAG